ATTTCGGGCAGAAGTGTCAATAGTTCCAGACTGACTCTCGCAGATCTCGCTGGCCTGGAAAGATCGAAGCTATCTATGACAAGCGGTCTGAATTTGAGGGAAGGAGGCTTCACTAATGCTTCACTTACGCAGCTTGGAAGATGTTTGGAGCTTGTTGCGACTAAGCAATTTAACAAGTCTCTGTTGCGCACCAATAAATTGACTCGTCTGCTTTTTCATGACTACGTCAAGAGCAAAAGCTTGATCTCCATCATTGTCAATTTAGATCCTGCTGGAGACGAGGGCCTGATTCTTCAAACTTTGAGATACGTTAATCCAATTCAATATCAGCAAATCCCTAGACATACTTCCTCTGCAGGCTCTCAGATTAAAACCGTTGTTGATAGTAAAGCTCAACATGAGCTGCTATGCCAATTAGATACCCTGAAACTATACCagcagaagctggaaactAAAGTGGCTAAGctcgaagaagaagtcgTGCAAACGGAAGTTCGTATTCGCCAGCAACTTTATGAGGAGAATGAGGCCAAATTGAACCAAATAGCTGTGGAACACAAAAATGAGATCTTCCAACTGAACCAGGAGCATGAACTTGAGACAGATTCTAAGCTCAAAGAACTGTCCCAATGTTATCAGGAAAAACTTGATCGGGAGGTGAGCTTGAAGAATGACGAAATTCACAAGTCCAAGGCTTTGGttgaggagctcaagagTAAGTgcgagcagctgaagcAACTGAATCAGCTTTTGGAAACCCAAATGAATGAATTGAAGGATCAGCATGATCAGAAATTAAAggaagctcaacaagagCTCCGCGTGTCTCTTGAAGACGTTGACAGATTGCGCAAGGTGATccaagaagcagaagagCAAGGTCGTAAGATGGGTTGCGAGCTCGCCTTGAAGGAGTCTGAAATAAGCGAATTGAGGGAGAATAATACCAAGCTGCAACAAGAAAtatcaagcagctcgatgGGATTCAacctcaaatccaagaagCTAGAGGAGGAGTTTCAAACAAAACTAGAAACCGAGCTTGAAGTGCGTGAAAAAGAGATTCAATCTCTGAAAAACCTGATGCAGgagaactccaagaaccTCGCATCTGAGCACGAGAAAGACACCCAGACTTTGAAGAGCCAACACGATCAAACTATCGAATCTTTCAAGGAGAAGCACCAACATGAGCTTGAGTCGCTGAAGGTCGAACATGAGAAACAGATGGCGCCTCTTCGTGAGCGCATTGAGTCtctgatcaaggagctaGACGCGAACAATGTCATGATGTCTGAATTCCAAAATACGCATGACAAGCAGATCTCGGAGATGAATCACAGCACGGAGGAGATGGCAAAAGAGTTGGAGTCCAAGGAAAGGGAGATAGAAGATCTAAAGAACAAGCTTGCGCAGGTGGAGACAAAAAGCAAGAACGATATCAGAAACCTGAGGTCACAACTGGAGTCCATGAAGACCAAGATGAATGTGCTAGACTCCGTAGACCGGGCCAAGACACCGTCTCAGTCTCCAGTTAAAGCTCCAACCAAGTCTCCATACCTATTCCCCACCGATCTTTACACGACGAATATGACCATGCCGATCTCCATTTTCGAGGACCACTCTCCGCAAAGAGAGTCTTCAGTGCGCAAGTCGCCTGGACGCAAAAGGAAGAGCAAGAAGACAGATAAGGGCGAGCACGGCCAAAATCAGAGCCAAAGCCAGAACGATGTTTTGAAGCCAACGaacaagctcgtcgagaCAGAGCCTCTGCGCAAGCACTCTTTATCTCCAACCAAGTCGAGCCGCAAGAAGCTCCgccgcgtcgatctcgagGAGGACCTGGCTATCAGCGAGTAGGAACACTAAAGCATTAATTAATTATACTGAAATAAAACTCTACACCATTTTTTTAGTAAATGGCTCCGATCAAGCGACGGACTTTCACTGGCTGTGACACCTGTCGAAATCGCAAGGTCAAGTGTGACGGTCGACGGCCGCAATGTTTGCGCTGCGAAAAGGCCAATGTCGAGTGTCTTGGGTACGGGATTCGTCTTCGCTTCTACGAGTATCTTATCGCTGGTCCGAGGGGCCTCGAGGTGAGTGGGGGCGGTCCTGTTGTCCAGCATCAGCGCAGGCATGTTCCCTTCATGACATTTCGCAATGGGTATTTATTTCCAGAGGACAT
This portion of the Ogataea parapolymorpha DL-1 chromosome IV, whole genome shotgun sequence genome encodes:
- a CDS encoding Kinesin-like protein K39; the protein is MDLHLRTRQFSGDFVPVFTKSETNPNQIELSKFDASFDFKSVSQEPECLFETVGRPILDDRLFKGQDCLLFTLGPSNSGKTHTMFDPETGLAVNSLRYVFDRLSQYGDISTNHKKLAGLMGNLWNGNTSQQGLVDSEYAVTLSMFEIYNDNIKDLLMNSTTKKTKSFLDIVTDPVDQKLKPYNLSQFMVSDFESSIRTLNRGLSNRKTCTTHINRDSSRSHCFVFINVVRISGRSVNSSRLTLADLAGLERSKLSMTSGLNLREGGFTNASLTQLGRCLELVATKQFNKSLLRTNKLTRLLFHDYVKSKSLISIIVNLDPAGDEGLILQTLRYVNPIQYQQIPRHTSSAGSQIKTVVDSKAQHELLCQLDTLKLYQQKLETKVAKLEEEVVQTEVRIRQQLYEENEAKLNQIAVEHKNEIFQLNQEHELETDSKLKELSQCYQEKLDREVSLKNDEIHKSKALVEELKSKCEQLKQLNQLLETQMNELKDQHDQKLKEAQQELRVSLEDVDRLRKVIQEAEEQGRKMGCELALKESEISELRENNTKLQQEISSSSMGFNLKSKKLEEEFQTKLETELEVREKEIQSLKNLMQENSKNLASEHEKDTQTLKSQHDQTIESFKEKHQHELESLKVEHEKQMAPLRERIESLIKELDANNVMMSEFQNTHDKQISEMNHSTEEMAKELESKEREIEDLKNKLAQVETKSKNDIRNLRSQLESMKTKMNVLDSVDRAKTPSQSPVKAPTKSPYLFPTDLYTTNMTMPISIFEDHSPQRESSVRKSPGRKRKSKKTDKGEHGQNQSQSQNDVLKPTNKLVETEPLRKHSLSPTKSSRKKLRRVDLEEDLAISE